The Fusobacterium polymorphum genome segment TCATTTATTCTAGGGCAGGCTTCATTAGAAAGTGGTTGGGGAAGCTCAAAACTTGCAAAAGAAGGGAATAACCTATTTGCAATAAGATCCACTTTAAAAGATAAGGAGAGAACAGTTTATCTAGGACCTAATCAGTTTTATAAGAAATATGAGACTTTGGAAGATTCTTTAATGGATTATATAATGACTTTATCAAGACATTCTAGCTACTCAAATTTAAGAAAAGCTATTAATGATGGTGAAGAAACTATGGTACTTATAAAGCATTTAGGGAATTATTCTGAGGTAAAAAATATTTATGAACAAAGATTAACTCAAATAATAACAAAAAACAATTTAGTAAAATATGATGACTAGTAAAGAGGAGCTTTAAAGCTCCTTTTTTATTTTAGAATAAAAGAATAGTTAAAATTGACAATAAGGGCTATAACTGATACTATAATATATATTAAACTATAAATTGTATATTTTATAATCAGATATTGGTTAATTATACTAAGGAGATGAGTTATATGAAAATTTTTGCACACAGAGGAGCATCAGGCTATGCACCAGAAAATACTTTGGTAGCTATAAAAAAGGCTATTGAAATGAAAGCTGATGGCATAGAAATAGATATTCAACTTACAAAAGATGGGAAAATAGTCGTTATGCATGATTGGAAAGTAGATAGAACTACAACTGGTAGAGGTTTTGTATATGAATTAGATTTTGATTATATAAGATCTTTAGATGCAGGACAATGGTATACAAAAGATTTTATAGGTGAAGTTGTTCCTACATTAGAAGAAGTTTTAGATATACTTCCAAATGATATGATGTTAAATATAGAAATTAAAGATACAGCAAGAAAACATAGTAATATAGAAGAGAAAATGTTAGAAGTTTTAAAGAAATATCCAGAAAAATTTGATAATATAATTGTTTCTTCTTTTCATCATGATAAAATCAAAAGATTGCAAGAATTGGAACCCAAATTAAAATTAGCATTATTAACTGATAGTGAATTTATAGAAATAGAAAAATATTTATCAACTAATGGATTAAAATCTTATAGTTATCATCCAGAAATAAATCTTATTTCTAAAGAAGATGTAGAAATATTACATAAAAATGGTGTAAAAGTTTTTGTTTGGACAGTAAATAAAGAAGAAGACTTAGCTTATTTAGTAAAGTTAGGAGTTGATGGAGTTATAACTAACTATCCTGATATTATGAAAGAGTTATTAATGTAATTGTATTAGTTATTATTGCTTTTTTAGATAAAATAATATATAATTAAATTAGTCAAGATTAAAAATCTTAAATAAAAAAGTAAAGGGGGATGTGTAATATGTTTAAACTTCGTAATCAGTTGTTTTCTACTTACATGGCAGATGTGCACATCTGTCTTGGTAACATATACTTTTATTCTTTGACTTAGACAGGATTAAAATTTTATATTTATTGGTAACTATTATTAGTAATAGTTCATTTTATGATACAATAAAATTTTAATTTTTGATAAGAAGGAGAATAAAAATGAAAAAATTTATAGATAATGTTATAAGAGAAAAAAAAGACCAATTTAAAGCAATAATGGGAAAAGAACAAAGAGTAGAAAATATGATTGAAGATTTGAAGAATTTAAATCTTTCAAATGAAAAATTAGAAGAAGTTATAAAAGTTGCAAGAAAATATGTATAATAAAAAGGGCTTATGCCCTTTTTAAATTACTTCCTATATAGGAAAAAACCTATTCCAATCAAATGTAAAGTAGCAGCAATATTAATAAATATATGCCATATCATATGATAGTATTTTTTATAATCATGAGCAAAGAAATAAGCACCTATTGAGTACATAACACCACCTAATATAACCATTACAAGAAAAACAGTATTAGCTCTTCTGACAAGAGTAGGAAAGAAGAATATAGCTGTCCAACCCATAACTAAATATAAAGTTAAACTTAATTTTGGCATAGCTCTTGTTGCTAGTGATTTATATAATATTCCAAACAGTACAATCAACCATTGTATAACAACAATTAAAATACCTTTCCAACCACCAACTATAACTAAAGCAACAGGTGTATAACTACCTGCAATAGCAACATAAATAAAGATATGATCTAAAATTCTAAAAACTGCCTTATGTTT includes the following:
- a CDS encoding glucosaminidase domain-containing protein yields the protein MKKYLLAIVFLCLSFLSYSEGTEVLDQDTNTGVITQAKDFDKVKGKSKKQIFIDTLIPTIEKIRAKVEADKQYVISLIEKEILNEEEKLFLNEMFTKYKVRSRSKKDLVHKMVVPPTSFILGQASLESGWGSSKLAKEGNNLFAIRSTLKDKERTVYLGPNQFYKKYETLEDSLMDYIMTLSRHSSYSNLRKAINDGEETMVLIKHLGNYSEVKNIYEQRLTQIITKNNLVKYDD
- the trhA gene encoding PAQR family membrane homeostasis protein TrhA; this encodes MRLNRRLTFSEELGNTITHGVMAAATLVLLPIGSLWGYFHGGYAAATGISIFIISLLLMFLSSTLYHAMNHNSKHKAVFRILDHIFIYVAIAGSYTPVALVIVGGWKGILIVVIQWLIVLFGILYKSLATRAMPKLSLTLYLVMGWTAIFFFPTLVRRANTVFLVMVILGGVMYSIGAYFFAHDYKKYYHMIWHIFINIAATLHLIGIGFFLYRK
- a CDS encoding glycerophosphodiester phosphodiesterase: MKIFAHRGASGYAPENTLVAIKKAIEMKADGIEIDIQLTKDGKIVVMHDWKVDRTTTGRGFVYELDFDYIRSLDAGQWYTKDFIGEVVPTLEEVLDILPNDMMLNIEIKDTARKHSNIEEKMLEVLKKYPEKFDNIIVSSFHHDKIKRLQELEPKLKLALLTDSEFIEIEKYLSTNGLKSYSYHPEINLISKEDVEILHKNGVKVFVWTVNKEEDLAYLVKLGVDGVITNYPDIMKELLM